The following coding sequences are from one Ornithodoros turicata isolate Travis chromosome 1, ASM3712646v1, whole genome shotgun sequence window:
- the LOC135381290 gene encoding uncharacterized protein LOC135381290, which yields MSSSVQEDSTARPSRGVTNDSTLEGSTEYKLILPPLPAGTATLNTVFLHGDITGRPYKAEHFEEGLKAVLNIKEEVVSTGVYQMNHVWVVTLQSALSKQKLVSLKELQVKGKQCHIIDPNVKEVQVKLHWLPVFVPDEEVKNVFEPFGKIMQLEKIKWTRPGMEGVYTATRSAKLRLGKGITVDSLPHQVKVFGGTVLVVAQGRPPLCLKCRRVGHVRRECRAVKCSKCFRFGHPEEECVRTYARAAEAKTKDDIEQQDMFVDEEDMNTLQLEGQDMSRKAGHEELSRKTGETSPKQLASGCDHIEEAADDNNTGGTKENKLQKEEQIDTGDAEQESESASIKEKALSVADKRSNVLKDGQLQGHDEGDIEDRTGFKWKVVPNRRNRFNSAPKLPTEERRRSSSNHY from the coding sequence ATGTCAAGCTCCGTACAGGAGGATTCaacggctaggcctagccgcgGTGTCACGAATGATTCTACGCTAGAAGGTTCTACGGAATACAAGTTAATTCTCCCACCGCTTCCTGCTGGTACAGCGACGCTCAATACCGTATTCCTACATGGCGACATCACAGGTAGGCCTTATAAAGCGGAACATTTCGAGGAAGGACTGAAAGCGGTGCTCAACATAAAAGAAGAGGTTGTCAGCACAGGAGTATACCAGATGAATCACGTGTGGGTGGTGACTCTGCAATCTGCGTTGTCGAAGCAGAAATTAGTCAGTCTAAAAGAGCTGCAAGTGAAGGGCAAGCAATGCCACATCATCGATCCAAACGTAAAAGAAGTGCAAGTGAAGCTGCATTGGCTCCCGGTATTTGTTCCGGACGAGGAGGTAAAAAATGTGTTTGAACCGTTTGGAAAAATCATGCAGCTGGAAAAAATCAAATGGACAAGACCAGGCATGGAGGGAGTGTACACTGCAACAAGGTCGGCCAAGCTCAGATTAGGGAAAGGAATAACTGTCGACAGCTTGCCACACCAGGTCAAAGTGTTCGGAGGGACAGTCCTCGTGGTCGCACAGGGAAGGCCCCCCCTCTGCTTGAAATGCAGGAGAGTTGGGCACGTTCGCAGGGAATGCCGCGCAGTTAAATGCAGTAAGTGTTTCCGCTTCGGACACCCAGAAGAGGAATGTGTGAGAACATACGCCAGGGCAGCTGAGGCGAAAACTAAAGACGACATCGAGCAACAGGACATGTTCGTCGACGAAGAGGACATGAACACTTTGCAACTTGAAGGCCAAGATATGTCACGTAAAGCAGGGCACGAGGAACTAAGCCGGAAAACAGGAGAAACAAGCCCAAAACAGCTTGCGTCAGGATGTGATCACATAGAAGAAGCCGCCGATGATAATAACACAGGAGGcacaaaagaaaacaagctTCAAAAAGAGGAACAGATAGACACTGGTGATGCAGAGCAAGAAAGTGAGTCAGCGTcaataaaggagaaagcctTAAGCGTAGCCGATAAGAGAAGCAATGTGTTGAAGGATGGTCAACTGCAAGGACACGACGAAGGCGACATCGAAGACCGGACAGGTTTTAAGTGGAAAGTCGTCCCGAATCGCAGAAACAGGTTCAACTCTGCTCCAAAGCTACCAACAGAAGAAAGACGGAGAAGTTCGTCGAACCATTACTGA